The following proteins come from a genomic window of Aequorivita marisscotiae:
- a CDS encoding ABC transporter permease has product MSKLFSRDSWAEIIEALSSNWFRTVMTAFGVLWGIFILVILLAAGNGLENGIKQGFNGMATNSMFMWSQTASQPYKGLPKGRRYNFKTDDIAAIKQNVPGLRFVSPRNQLGGFRGSNNVVRGLQTGAFNVYGDYPEIIEQQPMDITSGRFINYSDINEKRKVAIIGSGVQSALYNPGEEVIGSYLKINGVNFMVIGTYKKKGNNGDPEEMQKEIYVPFTSFSQAFNMGDIVGWMAITAQDEFSITELKSQVFDVIKTRHTINPNDDRAIGNFDLYQEFSKITGLFTALNFVAYFVGILVLLSGIIGISNIMLIVVKERTKEIGIRRALGATPWSIRSQILLESIFLTIVSGMAGIVLASGVLWLVNYKLNEMDTSEMMFINPSVNIGVVFIALTILIVSGLLAGLIPAQNAIKIKPVEALRTE; this is encoded by the coding sequence ATGAGTAAACTATTTAGTAGAGACAGTTGGGCCGAAATAATTGAAGCCCTTAGCAGCAATTGGTTCCGGACCGTAATGACGGCTTTTGGAGTGCTTTGGGGGATTTTTATTTTGGTGATTTTATTGGCTGCAGGTAATGGTTTGGAGAATGGTATTAAGCAAGGATTCAACGGAATGGCTACTAATTCAATGTTTATGTGGTCGCAAACTGCCTCACAACCCTATAAAGGTTTGCCTAAAGGGCGCAGATATAACTTTAAAACAGACGATATTGCTGCTATAAAACAAAATGTGCCAGGCTTGCGCTTTGTTTCGCCCAGAAATCAATTGGGAGGTTTTCGCGGAAGTAACAATGTTGTGCGCGGACTTCAAACGGGGGCATTTAATGTTTATGGCGATTATCCCGAAATAATTGAGCAACAACCCATGGACATCACTTCCGGCCGATTTATAAATTATTCAGATATAAACGAAAAACGCAAAGTGGCAATTATTGGCAGTGGTGTTCAGAGCGCATTGTACAATCCCGGAGAAGAAGTTATTGGCTCCTACCTCAAGATAAATGGTGTAAATTTTATGGTAATCGGCACCTACAAAAAGAAAGGCAATAACGGTGATCCCGAAGAAATGCAAAAGGAAATTTATGTTCCGTTTACTTCCTTCTCCCAAGCCTTTAATATGGGCGATATTGTAGGATGGATGGCTATTACTGCTCAAGATGAATTTTCTATTACCGAATTAAAATCGCAGGTTTTTGATGTTATTAAAACCCGGCACACTATAAATCCGAACGACGATCGCGCCATAGGAAATTTTGATTTGTATCAAGAATTTAGCAAGATAACTGGGCTGTTTACCGCACTTAACTTTGTTGCCTATTTTGTTGGTATTTTAGTGCTGCTTTCAGGAATTATAGGCATTAGTAACATTATGCTAATTGTTGTAAAGGAGCGAACAAAGGAAATCGGTATCCGCCGTGCACTGGGGGCAACACCGTGGAGCATTCGATCGCAAATATTATTGGAATCTATTTTCCTAACCATCGTTTCGGGTATGGCAGGCATTGTATTGGCCTCGGGTGTACTATGGCTTGTAAATTATAAATTGAATGAGATGGACACCAGCGAAATGATGTTTATTAATCCATCGGTAAATATTGGCGTTGTATTTATTGCGCTAACAATATTAATTGTATCAGGACTTTTGGCGGGTTTAATTCCGGCACAGAACGCTATTAAAATTAAACCCGTAGAAGCATTACGTACAGAATAA
- a CDS encoding efflux RND transporter periplasmic adaptor subunit: MKKTKTIIILATIAVLFTVSMYWLYSKNIEDPIVYETQTPAMGTVVKKTVATGSIVPKEEVLIKPNISGIIDEIFVEAGEIVKAGDLIAKVKVVPNVSSLNSAKNNINSVRTQVETARLAFENQKSIYNRQKELFEKGVISANEFDNAQLSYNQAEQRLKQEKVGLTAASQNYDIVKTGTTSGMGASANTEIRATVSGMVLDVPVKTGNQVIEANNFNDGTTIATLADVDKMIFEGKVDESEVGKIKEGLPLEITVGALPDNSFNAQLDYIAPKGVDENGAIQFEIKGTMKNLDTTTTFIRAGLSANASIILAKAENVLTIKEALVQFDPKTQQPFVEILVGDQKFERRDITLGVSDGIDVEVKNGISKDDKIKVWNQLKPATATSSRG; encoded by the coding sequence ATGAAAAAAACAAAAACCATAATCATTCTCGCCACAATTGCAGTGCTATTTACAGTTTCTATGTATTGGCTTTATTCAAAAAATATTGAAGATCCAATTGTTTACGAAACACAAACCCCGGCAATGGGCACGGTTGTAAAAAAAACAGTAGCCACCGGAAGTATTGTACCAAAAGAAGAAGTACTTATTAAACCAAATATTTCGGGAATTATAGACGAAATATTTGTAGAAGCTGGCGAAATTGTAAAAGCTGGTGACCTTATTGCTAAAGTAAAAGTGGTGCCCAATGTTTCCTCTTTAAATAGTGCCAAAAACAATATTAATAGTGTACGTACTCAAGTAGAAACTGCGCGACTAGCATTCGAAAATCAAAAAAGCATTTACAACCGCCAAAAGGAATTGTTTGAAAAAGGAGTAATTTCTGCCAATGAATTTGATAATGCCCAACTGTCTTACAATCAAGCCGAACAACGATTAAAGCAGGAGAAGGTAGGGCTTACAGCTGCCAGCCAAAATTACGATATCGTAAAAACCGGAACCACCAGTGGCATGGGTGCATCGGCAAATACCGAAATTCGGGCCACAGTATCTGGAATGGTACTCGACGTTCCCGTTAAAACCGGAAACCAAGTAATTGAGGCAAACAATTTTAACGACGGTACTACCATTGCAACCTTGGCCGACGTAGATAAAATGATTTTTGAAGGGAAAGTAGATGAAAGCGAAGTGGGCAAAATAAAAGAAGGCCTTCCGTTAGAAATAACCGTGGGTGCGCTGCCAGATAATTCATTTAATGCCCAACTGGATTACATTGCGCCAAAAGGAGTGGACGAAAATGGCGCAATCCAATTTGAAATAAAAGGGACGATGAAAAATTTAGATACCACCACTACTTTTATTCGTGCGGGGCTTAGTGCCAATGCTTCTATTATTTTGGCAAAAGCCGAAAACGTATTAACCATTAAAGAAGCACTGGTGCAATTTGATCCAAAAACCCAACAGCCTTTTGTTGAAATTTTGGTTGGCGACCAAAAATTTGAAAGACGAGATATAACATTGGGCGTAAGCGATGGAATAGACGTTGAAGTAAAAAACGGCATTTCTAAAGACGATAAAATCAAGGTATGGAACCAATTGAAACCGGCAACTGCAACTAGTAGCAGAGGCTAG
- a CDS encoding TolC family protein: MKKLIIPFFFLILSVSLHAQTKKWTLRECVNHALENNISVKQSELDLENSEIDKMEAIGNFLPSINGNASASKNTGLSLNPTNNQLENTTFGSASGSINVGLTLFDGLRNVRQLQRSKLSQLAAQYRLDKMKDDIALAVANSYLQVLLNKANLEVAQSQNLVTLQQLDRTNDLVDAGVLPRGDLLEIKATDAGEKQRIAVAENTVKISLISLAQLLLIKDYANFDIADEEYNIIDGGIAEKDVSEIIASAKETRSEVKIAQENVALAQKDLQISRGAYYPTLSAFFGYNTRYADNDPLDREFVEQLYLNDGIGYGLQLNVPIFNGFAVRSSVKRNKINLKNTEYQLEQAQLDLESNVYQAYVDAKGALKAYEAATVALESQELAYQYAKDRYDVGLTNAFDFSQSKLRYDNAKIEENRTKFEYIFKLKVLELYFGVPASELKF; this comes from the coding sequence ATGAAGAAGCTAATAATTCCTTTCTTTTTTTTAATACTAAGTGTTTCCTTACACGCACAAACTAAAAAGTGGACCCTTCGAGAATGTGTAAATCACGCCTTGGAGAATAATATTTCGGTAAAACAGAGCGAATTAGATTTAGAAAATAGCGAGATAGATAAAATGGAAGCCATTGGTAATTTTTTACCTTCCATTAACGGAAACGCGAGTGCCTCAAAAAATACCGGTTTAAGTTTAAACCCTACAAACAACCAGCTGGAAAACACAACTTTTGGATCTGCTTCAGGATCAATTAATGTAGGATTAACGCTTTTTGACGGGCTAAGAAATGTGCGCCAATTGCAGCGATCTAAGTTATCGCAACTGGCAGCCCAATACCGTTTAGATAAAATGAAGGACGATATTGCACTTGCAGTAGCAAATTCGTATTTGCAAGTTTTATTGAATAAAGCAAATTTAGAAGTTGCTCAATCACAAAATTTAGTAACCCTGCAGCAATTAGACAGAACAAATGATTTGGTAGATGCCGGAGTGCTTCCGAGGGGAGATCTTTTAGAAATAAAGGCCACGGACGCTGGCGAAAAACAACGAATTGCCGTAGCCGAAAACACAGTAAAAATATCACTAATTAGCTTGGCACAGCTATTATTAATTAAAGATTATGCAAATTTTGACATTGCCGACGAAGAATATAATATTATAGACGGTGGCATTGCAGAAAAGGATGTTTCTGAAATTATAGCTAGCGCAAAGGAAACGCGTTCGGAAGTAAAAATAGCGCAGGAAAACGTGGCTTTGGCCCAAAAGGATTTGCAGATTTCACGCGGGGCATATTATCCAACACTTTCAGCATTTTTTGGCTACAACACCCGGTATGCAGATAACGATCCGCTGGATAGAGAATTTGTTGAACAACTGTATTTAAATGATGGTATTGGTTACGGTTTACAGTTAAATGTGCCTATATTCAACGGTTTTGCAGTTCGAAGCAGCGTAAAGAGAAACAAGATAAATCTAAAAAATACCGAGTACCAACTTGAGCAAGCACAGCTCGATTTAGAATCAAATGTTTATCAAGCATACGTAGATGCTAAAGGAGCATTAAAAGCATATGAGGCGGCTACCGTTGCGCTTGAATCACAAGAACTCGCATATCAGTATGCCAAAGATCGTTACGATGTGGGACTTACAAATGCTTTCGACTTTAGCCAATCAAAATTGCGCTATGACAATGCTAAAATTGAAGAAAACAGAACTAAATTTGAATATATTTTTAAATTGAAGGTTTTGGAGCTATATTTTGGTGTTCCGGCGAGCGAATTAAAATTTTAA
- a CDS encoding efflux RND transporter periplasmic adaptor subunit, which translates to MKKKTLLWVIIGFALLIVLLIVGKKAGLFGKTGDFKEVEITQIAPITIIETVAATGKIQPEVEVALSSEVSGEIIELPVKEGQTVQKGDLLVKINPDLIQAAVSQSQAGLQNVRAQLTQAEASEQNAKQNFERNKILFEKGVISKAEWDKSVTDYNMAKANSKAAYFNVQSASANVKQSVDNLARTTIYAPMSGTISKLSVELGERVVGTAQMAGTEIVRVANLQNMEVEVDVNENDIVKVAVGDSTIVEVDAYLKREFKGIVSEIANSAESALTADQVTNFKVKVRILPDSYKNLTEGKPESYSPFRPGMTATVDIITNTKKNIIGVPISAIVIKTDTTDTKKSYLSETTTATDQKFEAVYLKEGDEAKLRVVKTGIQDDSNIEIISGLKEGETVIIGPYNTVTKQLKQGDKVEVIEPKTDKK; encoded by the coding sequence ATGAAGAAAAAAACACTCCTTTGGGTTATAATTGGCTTTGCGTTGCTAATTGTACTATTGATTGTGGGAAAAAAAGCGGGCTTGTTTGGCAAAACGGGCGATTTTAAAGAAGTTGAAATCACCCAAATTGCGCCAATAACTATTATTGAAACCGTTGCCGCTACCGGAAAAATTCAACCTGAAGTTGAAGTTGCCCTTTCTTCTGAAGTTTCGGGTGAAATTATTGAACTTCCCGTTAAGGAAGGTCAGACGGTACAAAAAGGCGATCTTTTGGTAAAGATAAACCCCGATCTTATTCAAGCGGCAGTTAGCCAATCTCAAGCTGGTTTGCAAAACGTTCGTGCTCAATTAACACAAGCAGAAGCCAGTGAGCAAAACGCAAAACAAAATTTTGAACGCAACAAAATACTTTTTGAAAAAGGGGTTATTTCTAAAGCCGAGTGGGATAAATCTGTCACCGACTACAATATGGCCAAAGCAAACTCAAAAGCGGCCTACTTTAACGTTCAGAGTGCTTCGGCAAATGTAAAACAGTCTGTAGATAATCTTGCACGAACTACTATTTATGCGCCAATGAGCGGTACTATTTCAAAACTTTCGGTAGAATTGGGCGAACGTGTGGTAGGAACTGCACAAATGGCGGGAACCGAAATTGTTCGTGTTGCAAACCTTCAAAATATGGAGGTTGAAGTTGATGTAAACGAAAACGATATTGTAAAAGTAGCCGTGGGCGACTCTACTATTGTGGAAGTAGATGCGTATTTAAAACGCGAATTTAAAGGAATAGTTAGCGAAATTGCAAACAGTGCCGAAAGTGCATTAACCGCAGATCAGGTTACGAACTTTAAAGTAAAGGTGCGAATTTTGCCCGATTCGTATAAAAACTTAACCGAAGGAAAACCCGAGAGTTATTCGCCGTTTAGACCAGGTATGACCGCTACTGTGGATATTATTACCAATACCAAAAAAAATATTATCGGTGTGCCAATCAGCGCCATCGTAATTAAAACAGATACCACAGATACTAAAAAATCGTACCTGAGTGAAACCACAACCGCCACGGACCAAAAATTTGAAGCCGTTTACCTAAAAGAAGGCGATGAAGCCAAGTTACGCGTCGTAAAAACTGGTATCCAAGACGATTCCAATATTGAAATAATTTCTGGTTTAAAAGAAGGCGAAACAGTTATTATCGGTCCTTACAACACTGTAACAAAACAGCTTAAACAGGGCGATAAAGTAGAAGTTATCGAACCTAAAACAGATAAAAAATAA
- a CDS encoding ABC transporter permease: MFSLERWQEIFEAIRKNKLRTFLTGLSVASGIFILVILLAIGQGMSNGVAKQFESDATNRISVWTNVTSVEYKGMNPGRRIEIDNRDFDMAVKKNSEKIELKSGVYSRWGQLTTYKKESGSYRIEGVGGDYQFLENATLVAGRYINQIDINAFEKNAVIGNQVYLDLFKGKNAIGEYLDITGIKFKVVGIYTDPGGEREETRIFIPLTTAQRVYNAGDKLRSIAFTLQKHDKYEDALAASEAFSASLEADLKARHTIAPGDTRAVNVNNTLERAKRFYDLNNMIRWFFWGVGICTIIAGVVGVSNIMLIIVKERTKEIGVRKAIGAQPWSIIGMILHESIFVTAIAGFVGLIFSLVLLQIVGPFIETEYIRNPSVDFSVAITTVIILVVAGAVAGFFPAYRAANIKPIDALRDE, translated from the coding sequence ATGTTTAGTCTCGAGCGCTGGCAAGAAATTTTTGAAGCGATTCGTAAAAACAAATTGCGTACTTTTTTAACAGGGCTTTCCGTGGCTTCGGGAATTTTTATTTTGGTTATTCTTTTGGCAATTGGGCAAGGCATGTCTAATGGTGTCGCTAAGCAATTTGAAAGCGATGCAACTAATCGTATTAGTGTTTGGACAAATGTTACTTCAGTAGAATACAAAGGAATGAACCCAGGCCGCAGAATAGAAATTGACAATCGCGATTTTGATATGGCGGTTAAAAAAAACAGCGAGAAAATAGAACTTAAATCTGGAGTGTACAGCAGATGGGGGCAATTAACTACATATAAAAAGGAAAGCGGAAGTTACCGAATTGAAGGCGTTGGTGGCGATTATCAATTTCTTGAAAACGCAACCTTGGTGGCGGGTAGATATATTAACCAAATAGATATAAATGCTTTCGAAAAAAACGCCGTAATAGGAAATCAAGTTTATTTAGATCTGTTTAAAGGAAAAAATGCCATTGGCGAATACCTTGATATTACTGGAATTAAGTTTAAAGTAGTAGGAATTTACACCGATCCAGGAGGAGAGCGCGAAGAAACGCGAATCTTTATTCCATTAACAACGGCACAACGTGTTTATAACGCAGGCGATAAACTTAGATCTATTGCCTTTACCCTTCAAAAGCACGATAAATACGAAGATGCACTAGCGGCTTCTGAAGCTTTTTCGGCCTCATTAGAAGCAGATTTAAAGGCCAGACATACAATTGCACCCGGTGATACCAGAGCAGTAAACGTGAATAACACTTTAGAACGAGCTAAGCGTTTTTACGACCTTAACAATATGATCCGATGGTTTTTCTGGGGAGTGGGAATCTGTACCATCATTGCTGGTGTTGTGGGGGTAAGTAATATTATGTTAATTATTGTAAAGGAACGCACCAAAGAAATCGGAGTTCGTAAAGCAATTGGCGCCCAACCCTGGTCTATTATTGGTATGATTCTTCATGAGTCTATTTTTGTAACTGCAATTGCAGGTTTTGTTGGCTTAATTTTTAGTCTGGTACTGTTACAAATAGTGGGGCCCTTTATTGAAACGGAATACATTAGAAATCCGTCCGTAGATTTTTCGGTAGCAATTACCACCGTAATTATTCTTGTAGTGGCTGGGGCCGTAGCTGGATTCTTTCCCGCCTACCGAGCTGCAAATATTAAACCCATAGATGCTTTGCGCGATGAGTAA